CCCAGGGCGCGGGGATCGCTGGCTGAAATCACCTTCTTATCCTTCGACAGCACGAGTGTCACCGACACATCCTGCAGGTCGCGGTAGAGCGTCTGCTTGATTTCCCGCGTGAGTGCCGTCAGGGGACGGTTCTCATCCTGGGGCGCGTTGTTGATGAGCTGCCCGGCCACAACGTAGCCCTGCACCCGATTGCCGGACACCACCGGCGCAATGCCTTCGAGGGTCAGCCCAACCTGTGACGCCACGTTGCGGTTGAACTGCTCGGCCAGGCCAAAGTCCCGGAGCAGATCGGGCGTTTCATTGACGGCCCCGGACACCAGCGCCCGCAACAGGGCATCGGGCTGATTGCTTTCGGCAGCATTTTTGGCCTTGATGAACAGCGGGTTGTCACCAAAGGAGCTGTCTCCACTGCCGGCGCTGCGCATCAGAACCTGCCCTTTGGTGTCGAGGGTGGCCAGGAAGTCCACCCCGGAAGATTCGACCCGCTGCCGCAGCAACTGACTGAGCTTTTGCCGCCCGCCCGCCTGGCTCTGCTGGGCCACCTGGGCTGGATTCCCCGAAGCACTCGAAGCCCCGGTCGGCGCCGCCGCCGAGTCAATGAGGTTCTCGGCCGCAATGGCCTGGGCCGTGGACTGGGCGACTTCCCGCAGGGCCTGCTGTCGGGAGCGCAGAATGCGGTCGGCGAGGCGGGCATCCTTTTCGATGTCCC
This window of the Chloracidobacterium sp. N genome carries:
- a CDS encoding HAMP domain-containing protein yields the protein MKLNIRNKLAIFAALLIFAPLALSALAFVVIVSGTIDGNARRDIEKDARLADRILRSRQQALREVAQSTAQAIAAENLIDSAAAPTGASSASGNPAQVAQQSQAGGRQKLSQLLRQRVESSGVDFLATLDTKGQVLMRSAGSGDSSFGDNPLFIKAKNAAESNQPDALLRALVSGAVNETPDLLRDFGLAEQFNRNVASQVGLTLEGIAPVVSGNRVQGYVVAGQLINNAPQDENRPLTALTREIKQTLYRDLQDVSVTLVLSKDKKVISASDPRALGVAIQGPLADDKPTAVNNTLLGGDYKTAFAPIKEPSDLTIIGYVGVGVRESYFSQVFNTTLLIIAIVTGVSLVLGVGIAFYLSQLLTKPILQLTEAANRISLGELDEPIVVATGDEIGELGESLERMRISLKQAIERLRSRR